In the Candidatus Electrothrix sp. GW3-4 genome, one interval contains:
- a CDS encoding ATP-binding protein, translated as MGERKRAEEKANSASKAKSDFLSNMSHEFRTPLNVILGFAQILERDHTISKESQEEVSTIRRNAQHLVTLINEVLDLAKIESGQATLDKSSFDLDNFLESLKETFHQQALDKGLFFHIQKDENQLRYIKTDEGKLRQILINLLGNAFKFTKTGGISLRVRSAKEEGDIQMLHCEVEDTGIGINPTHQKKIFAPFVQSSASVDQSVGTGLGLSITQQFIELMGGNIAITSTPGIGSTFRFKVSIEQSEHTEIQRSSRSLRVIGLAPGQKIFRLLIVEDVLENRRILVKLFNSIGFRVKEASNGAQGVEICQTWYPDLIWMDIRMPVMDGYEATRQIRKTKMGKEVVIIALTAQAFGNERKKTLRAGCNDCISKPYMEEELFATMKKHLGIQFIYQDEDKKKQSDSAEQASGVLDPKIIDKLPEDMRSALLEATAQLDQERFFTVLEKLPPLHKKIATALQVLAENYQFEEIEHILGRKQ; from the coding sequence ATAGGGGAACGTAAACGCGCTGAAGAAAAAGCAAACTCTGCCAGCAAGGCAAAGAGCGATTTTCTCTCCAATATGAGCCATGAATTTCGAACCCCGCTCAATGTTATCCTCGGGTTTGCCCAAATTCTGGAACGGGATCACACCATCAGCAAAGAATCCCAGGAGGAGGTATCAACAATCCGCCGCAATGCCCAGCATCTCGTCACCCTTATTAACGAGGTACTGGACCTTGCTAAGATTGAATCTGGTCAGGCGACCTTAGATAAATCAAGTTTTGATCTGGATAACTTTCTCGAATCTCTCAAAGAGACCTTTCATCAGCAGGCACTGGACAAGGGATTATTTTTTCATATACAAAAAGATGAAAACCAACTTCGCTATATCAAGACTGATGAGGGAAAACTCCGGCAAATTCTTATTAACCTGCTGGGCAACGCCTTTAAATTTACGAAAACAGGCGGTATTTCCTTACGCGTACGCTCAGCAAAGGAGGAAGGAGATATCCAGATGCTTCACTGTGAAGTTGAAGATACCGGCATAGGCATTAATCCAACACACCAGAAAAAAATCTTTGCCCCCTTTGTTCAGTCTTCAGCAAGCGTGGATCAAAGCGTTGGTACCGGTTTAGGGCTTTCCATTACCCAGCAATTTATTGAGTTGATGGGAGGAAATATTGCAATAACCAGTACACCCGGTATAGGATCGACTTTTCGCTTCAAGGTCTCCATAGAACAATCTGAACACACAGAGATACAAAGGAGCTCCCGTTCTCTGCGGGTTATAGGTCTTGCTCCGGGACAGAAAATATTTCGCCTCCTTATTGTAGAAGATGTCCTTGAAAATAGGAGAATCCTGGTTAAATTATTTAACAGTATTGGCTTCAGGGTAAAAGAGGCCTCCAACGGGGCCCAAGGGGTTGAAATATGTCAAACCTGGTATCCTGATCTCATCTGGATGGACATACGCATGCCAGTTATGGACGGTTATGAGGCAACCCGACAGATAAGAAAAACAAAGATGGGCAAAGAAGTAGTTATTATAGCCCTGACTGCTCAAGCATTTGGGAATGAACGAAAAAAAACACTCAGAGCTGGCTGTAATGATTGTATCAGTAAGCCATATATGGAGGAAGAGCTTTTCGCAACCATGAAAAAGCACTTGGGCATTCAATTTATTTATCAGGACGAAGACAAGAAGAAGCAGAGTGATTCAGCTGAACAAGCCAGTGGTGTCCTTGATCCAAAAATCATTGATAAGTTGCCCGAGGATATGAGGAGTGCGTTACTTGAAGCAACAGCCCAACTAGACCAGGAACGCTTTTTTACCGTTCTGGAGAAACTTCCTCCCCTTCATAAAAAAATAGCTACCGCTTTACAAGTATTGGCAGAGAACTATCAGTTCGAGGAAATTGAACATATTCTTGGGAGAAAACAATGA
- a CDS encoding response regulator yields the protein MTESHIQGDILIVDDSPENLKLLAKILTANNFQVRGSNSGRYALKSIKKKLPDLILLDINMPEMNGYEVCRQLKNDPSTADIPVIFISGLKDNESKIKGFEAGGVDYVTKPFQAQEILARVRTHLSMSRMKHHLEEIVQERTAELQEVTEQIKAALKEKEVLLKEIHHRVKNNMAMMSSFLQLQIQQVTDPEALQRFIDTRSRIYTMALVHEKLYHTEDLKNINIKEFIHDLAESLIFSYTTSPHQITLNTDITDVSLNLDRAIPCGLIINELVSNALKHAFPKNRKGIITIGFATDSEEKYILTVSDDGVGLPEQINIQETDSIGLKLVPLLSSQLDGEFAIEEGQGASKKGTTFKIAFP from the coding sequence ATGACAGAGAGCCATATTCAAGGGGATATTCTGATTGTCGATGATTCCCCGGAAAATCTTAAGCTCTTGGCCAAAATACTCACTGCAAATAATTTCCAGGTCAGAGGGTCGAACAGCGGTCGCTATGCGCTGAAATCCATCAAAAAGAAGCTGCCTGATCTTATTCTCCTTGATATTAATATGCCCGAAATGAACGGCTATGAGGTATGCCGCCAACTGAAAAATGATCCTTCAACGGCTGATATTCCGGTCATCTTTATCAGTGGCTTAAAGGACAATGAAAGCAAGATAAAGGGTTTTGAGGCTGGCGGGGTCGACTATGTCACCAAACCTTTTCAGGCTCAGGAGATACTGGCCAGAGTTCGGACCCATTTATCCATGAGCCGTATGAAGCACCATCTGGAGGAAATAGTCCAGGAACGGACAGCCGAGCTTCAGGAGGTCACTGAGCAGATCAAGGCAGCTCTCAAAGAGAAAGAAGTCCTGCTGAAAGAGATTCATCATCGGGTGAAAAATAATATGGCGATGATGTCCTCCTTTCTCCAGCTTCAGATCCAGCAGGTGACAGATCCTGAGGCCTTACAACGCTTCATTGACACGAGAAGCCGTATCTACACCATGGCCCTTGTCCATGAAAAGCTCTACCACACCGAAGACTTGAAAAATATAAATATCAAGGAGTTCATTCATGATCTGGCTGAATCCCTGATATTTTCCTACACGACCTCTCCTCACCAGATAACACTGAACACAGATATCACAGATGTTTCCCTGAATCTTGACCGAGCAATTCCCTGCGGGCTCATTATTAACGAACTCGTGTCCAATGCCCTGAAACATGCCTTCCCAAAGAACAGGAAGGGAATAATCACCATTGGTTTTGCTACCGACTCTGAAGAGAAATATATCCTCACTGTCAGTGATGATGGAGTGGGCTTACCCGAGCAAATAAATATTCAGGAAACAGATTCCATTGGCCTGAAGTTAGTCCCTCTTTTATCAAGCCAACTCGATGGAGAATTTGCAATCGAAGAGGGGCAGGGTGCCTCGAAAAAAGGAACCACCTTCAAAATCGCCTTTCCTTGA
- the uvrC gene encoding excinuclease ABC subunit UvrC, giving the protein MHDPSFPSYPPLSDEYLKTVSHRPGVYQMLGKREVLYVGKARDLRKRLAQYAHYSGSAHSKTAVMLSHVQRVETILTTTEKEALILEASLIKKHRPRYNVILRDDKNYPLIKVTVKDEWPRLHVTRRRLRDGNRYFGPYPSSTALRASLHLLFSMFPLRRCRTISKRGRPCLNYQMKRCLAPCCDLVSQEEYQAMVDEVILILEGKSNKVINRLQEKMRAAAARLAFEEAALYRDQINGLGKTLERQTVFAEHQLDQDVFGIARHNASVGIALLFVRAGMISGAQTFFINDPLGEDNHILRETIFQYYSEQRQPPRELLLPLTPEDEDLVLEQLRDLRQGAVDLRVPQRGKRMQLMQMAAENAQQIFAEQSKKEKSWETLARSLEKFLKLRHRPDTIECLDISNLAGKQPVGSLVCFRRGEKETSRFRHYRIRLKDEPDDYAMMNEVLERRMETGLAKDNLPDLLLLDGGKGQLNIAVNVLARFDLLNRVDLVSIAKEKQEEGEKLFRPGRKNPILLPGHSPALLYLMRIRDESHRFGITFHRKLRNKATLHSRLDTLEGIGEKRKTLLLKKLGSYKRIMEATVDELSVVPGIGRKTAESVYRQLHEG; this is encoded by the coding sequence ATGCATGATCCCTCTTTCCCTTCTTATCCGCCTCTCTCGGACGAATATCTGAAAACAGTCAGCCATAGGCCAGGCGTGTATCAGATGCTGGGGAAAAGAGAGGTGCTGTATGTGGGCAAGGCTCGGGATCTCCGCAAGCGACTTGCTCAATACGCCCATTATTCCGGCTCTGCGCATTCCAAGACCGCTGTGATGCTCTCCCATGTGCAGCGAGTAGAAACCATCCTCACCACCACTGAGAAGGAGGCTCTGATCCTTGAGGCCTCGTTGATCAAAAAACACCGGCCCCGTTATAATGTCATCCTGCGGGATGATAAGAATTACCCCCTGATCAAGGTGACTGTTAAAGACGAGTGGCCTCGCCTGCATGTGACCCGGCGGCGGCTCAGGGACGGCAACCGTTATTTTGGACCCTATCCCTCAAGTACTGCCCTGCGGGCCTCGTTGCATCTTCTTTTTTCCATGTTTCCTTTGCGGCGTTGCCGGACCATAAGCAAGCGGGGACGTCCCTGCCTCAATTACCAGATGAAGCGCTGCCTGGCCCCCTGCTGTGACCTCGTGAGCCAGGAGGAATATCAGGCTATGGTGGATGAGGTCATTCTGATTCTGGAGGGAAAAAGTAATAAGGTAATAAATCGCTTACAGGAAAAAATGCGAGCAGCAGCAGCCCGGCTGGCCTTTGAGGAGGCAGCCCTGTATCGGGATCAGATTAATGGGTTGGGCAAGACTTTGGAGCGCCAGACCGTTTTTGCCGAGCATCAGCTGGATCAGGATGTCTTTGGCATTGCCCGGCATAACGCTTCGGTAGGCATTGCCCTGCTCTTTGTGCGGGCTGGTATGATCAGCGGGGCCCAAACATTTTTTATCAATGATCCTCTGGGGGAAGATAACCACATCCTGCGCGAAACCATCTTTCAGTACTATTCAGAGCAGCGCCAGCCCCCTCGCGAACTCCTCCTGCCTCTCACGCCCGAAGATGAGGACTTGGTGTTGGAGCAACTTCGTGATCTGCGGCAGGGTGCGGTGGATCTGCGGGTCCCTCAGCGGGGCAAACGCATGCAGCTTATGCAGATGGCCGCAGAGAATGCCCAGCAGATCTTTGCCGAGCAGAGTAAAAAAGAGAAGTCCTGGGAGACCTTGGCCCGCTCTCTGGAAAAATTTCTCAAGCTCCGTCATCGTCCTGATACCATCGAGTGCCTGGATATATCCAATCTGGCAGGGAAACAACCTGTGGGCTCTCTGGTTTGCTTTCGGCGTGGCGAAAAGGAGACATCACGCTTTCGTCATTATCGGATCCGTCTGAAGGATGAGCCGGATGATTATGCCATGATGAATGAGGTGTTGGAGCGCCGCATGGAAACCGGCTTGGCAAAGGATAATCTTCCTGATCTGCTGTTGCTGGACGGTGGCAAGGGGCAGCTTAATATTGCGGTCAATGTCCTGGCCCGTTTTGATCTGCTTAATCGGGTTGATCTGGTGTCCATTGCCAAGGAAAAGCAGGAAGAGGGGGAAAAGCTCTTTCGTCCGGGGAGAAAGAATCCCATTCTGTTACCAGGCCATTCTCCGGCCTTGCTCTATCTGATGCGGATCCGCGATGAGTCCCATCGCTTTGGTATCACCTTTCACCGGAAGCTGCGTAATAAGGCCACCCTTCATTCACGTCTTGATACCCTGGAGGGAATCGGCGAAAAACGAAAGACCCTTCTCTTGAAAAAACTGGGCAGCTATAAGCGGATCATGGAAGCGACGGTTGATGAACTGAGTGTGGTGCCGGGGATAGGCAGGAAAACCGCAGAGTCGGTGTACAGGCAGTTGCATGAGGGGTAG
- a CDS encoding XTP/dITP diphosphatase — protein MNNIIVLATNNQNKVKEFQELVKNFPIEVKCLKDYGPLPDVIEDGETFDENAYKKAYHYARVLGVPALADDSGLVVDALDGAPGVYSARYSGENATDWDNCEKLLQEMKGKTDRSARFQCVLSLATPGGPALTWEGSCEGKITEERQGEAGFGYDPVFYYEDFGKTFAEVGMEEKSTVSHRGKAMQELSSEFDKVMVWLRQRMEEIKPKKPDHADFEHNDWSQERMV, from the coding sequence ATGAACAACATTATTGTTCTTGCCACGAATAACCAGAATAAGGTCAAAGAATTTCAAGAGTTGGTAAAGAACTTCCCCATTGAAGTGAAATGCCTGAAGGATTACGGTCCCTTGCCCGATGTTATTGAGGATGGCGAGACCTTTGATGAGAATGCCTATAAAAAGGCCTATCATTACGCACGGGTCCTCGGCGTTCCAGCCCTTGCTGACGATTCCGGCCTGGTCGTTGATGCCCTTGATGGGGCCCCTGGCGTCTATTCCGCCCGCTACAGCGGCGAGAATGCTACTGACTGGGATAATTGTGAAAAGCTCCTGCAAGAGATGAAAGGAAAGACAGACCGTAGCGCCCGTTTTCAATGCGTTCTTTCTTTAGCCACCCCCGGCGGTCCTGCCCTGACCTGGGAAGGCAGCTGTGAAGGGAAAATTACAGAAGAGCGTCAGGGAGAGGCAGGATTTGGCTATGATCCGGTCTTTTATTACGAGGATTTTGGCAAGACTTTTGCTGAGGTCGGCATGGAAGAGAAGAGTACGGTCAGCCATCGGGGTAAGGCCATGCAGGAGCTGAGCTCTGAGTTTGACAAGGTGATGGTTTGGCTCCGCCAGCGCATGGAAGAGATTAAGCCGAAAAAACCAGATCATGCAGATTTTGAGCATAATGATTGGTCGCAGGAAAGGATGGTCTGA
- a CDS encoding epoxyqueuosine reductase QueH, whose protein sequence is MRVLLHVCCGPCTAYPLEVLRSQGHEVKGYFFNPNIHPFREFKRRIKALVEFSEKKDFKVDIDRNYGLTEYLRQVVLHENRRCSICYDMRLEVVAERAAAGGFDAFTTTLLYSKYQRHAMIKEKSEALARKFAVQFFYQDFREGWQQGIDQSIAMDLYRQPYCGCIYSEQERYDKKMRKKIHPGPLGRDYKK, encoded by the coding sequence ATGAGGGTGTTGCTCCATGTCTGCTGCGGTCCCTGTACAGCCTATCCGTTGGAGGTGCTGCGCAGCCAGGGGCATGAGGTCAAAGGATATTTTTTTAATCCCAATATTCATCCCTTTCGTGAGTTTAAACGGCGGATTAAGGCATTGGTTGAATTTTCTGAAAAGAAAGATTTCAAGGTCGATATTGACCGTAACTACGGTTTAACAGAATATCTTCGCCAGGTTGTTTTGCATGAAAACAGGCGGTGCTCCATATGCTACGATATGCGTCTTGAAGTTGTTGCGGAACGGGCAGCTGCAGGAGGCTTTGACGCCTTCACAACCACCCTGCTCTACTCAAAATACCAGCGCCATGCCATGATTAAGGAAAAATCAGAGGCATTGGCGCGGAAGTTTGCCGTACAGTTTTTCTATCAGGATTTTCGTGAGGGCTGGCAGCAGGGGATTGATCAATCCATTGCAATGGATCTGTATCGCCAGCCGTATTGTGGGTGTATCTATAGTGAGCAGGAGCGGTATGATAAGAAGATGCGGAAAAAAATCCATCCCGGCCCGTTGGGCCGGGACTACAAAAAATAA
- a CDS encoding AAA family ATPase, protein MLALPQYHVVQQLYESVYSTIYRSIRKEDNQPVILKMLKEEYALPEEISRRKQEYNIITSLSHPGIIKAHGIERYQSTIVIILEDFAGAPLKRVVENQGVTVRDFFPLALQLADSLAYIHAADVIHKDITPDNILMNQETKRLKIIDFGTATRLVYEAPSLQNPEQLQGTLAYLSPEQTGRINRRIDYRTDLYSMGIIFYQLLTGRLPFQSTDALELVHAHIAKIPTPLYELAPHVPRILSDIVMKLLRKNAEERYQSAFGVKADLEKCHDNLSKLQRQPAFTFPLAQDDISGKFQIPQKLYGRKDEVNTLLQAFDRVCQGQTELMLVTGDSGVGKTALVNEIHKPMTKKNGSFVVGKFDQFQRNTPYSGIAMACDTFCRYLLMEHEDILEKWRERILTALGEHAQLLIEIIPTLELITGPQPAVPQVEATDAKNRFSLFFLKFVESLCDKEHPIILFLDDLQWADSDSLLLLKKIITERKIQYLFIIGSYRSHEVSEQHPLLRLLKRLQQGNAVIHTVELHNLRLADIEQLLQDSLGCSREKIASLATLIYQKTQGNAFFTHQFLHVLREEKLLNFSFETHQWQWDIQQIAAKNITDNVVDLLAEKINNLPHETSKLLQLAACIGNSFDFLTLSTCSHRSSADAFPFLWNAMKEGLIQPLNENYKHIQIAAHASFRFSHDKIRQAAYELLPDERKKAVHLQIGRFLLKNAPSSSRLSDTLFDICWHFNQSLDLLSSSDEILAIARLNLQAGQKAKSSMADQIAIKYLEFAKRCLPANHWQEEYDLSLKIYKETIETLFLIGQFAEVEKIAEIILQETVNVSDRIKVFEILIQLYMVKNQMEQALETALLVLTMLGVSLDHAPPEKFSIEEIYTSGEMSNPEQLAAMRILNFAISPAYTVAPEFYPRIVFTMVRLSTTYGNSSLSAFGYTNFASLLCCAFNNIKKGYQTGQAGLWVLEKFSSDALRAKVFASYYVTVHHWKRHAQESIQPLIEGCRYGLETGDLEFAGITLMHCSSYLCWLGHPLPIVEEQHKKFSGLMHRFNLEYQATYLTIWQQMVFNLQGRNSIPCRLQGEVFDEDELLPTLVENNYGMAIFGVYLAKILLCYLFKEIDQALDNALLAEKYEQANTGVMVVPIYQFYYSLALLASLSTIQDNTQKNILRQIEAHQKQMKLWATHAPDNFQHRYALVEAEKARFLGKPKAGEWYEQAILLAEKNNYRIEEALAYELAGEYYSEQGMKKIARTFFQEARSSYSRWGATAKVLHLENNHPELLDGYNDISQKSIPATATVGSSILSPIQLDLTSVIKASQTLSKEIVLSKLLANMMRIVIENAGAQKGVLLLPRKNKWFIETEGSAEDDEIMVLRSLSLEEYSLLPRTLIHYIARTQENVALSNAAQEGNFRQDPYILKEQCKSILGMPLTNQGKIIGIIYLEHPQKANLSYRQYCKTCLGICSKNAKNRAII, encoded by the coding sequence ATGCTGGCGCTCCCTCAATACCACGTCGTACAGCAACTCTACGAAAGCGTTTACTCAACCATTTACCGCAGTATAAGAAAAGAGGACAACCAGCCAGTTATCCTGAAAATGCTCAAGGAAGAGTATGCATTGCCAGAAGAAATCTCGCGCCGCAAACAGGAATACAACATCATAACAAGCCTATCCCATCCTGGCATTATTAAAGCACACGGTATTGAACGATACCAGAGCACGATTGTTATTATCCTGGAAGATTTTGCTGGTGCCCCCTTAAAAAGGGTCGTGGAAAACCAAGGGGTCACTGTACGGGACTTCTTTCCTCTTGCCCTTCAACTTGCAGATAGTCTGGCTTATATCCATGCGGCTGACGTTATCCATAAGGATATCACCCCTGATAATATTCTTATGAACCAGGAAACGAAGCGCCTAAAAATTATTGATTTTGGTACTGCAACTCGCTTGGTATACGAGGCTCCTTCCTTACAAAACCCTGAACAGTTGCAGGGGACGTTGGCCTATTTATCTCCTGAACAGACAGGTCGAATTAATCGCAGAATAGATTATCGAACGGATTTATACTCAATGGGCATTATCTTCTACCAACTTCTCACCGGACGTTTGCCGTTCCAGTCAACTGATGCCCTGGAGTTGGTCCATGCCCATATAGCCAAAATACCAACGCCTCTTTACGAACTTGCCCCCCATGTTCCAAGAATCCTCTCGGACATCGTTATGAAGCTGCTCAGAAAAAACGCTGAAGAGAGATATCAGTCAGCTTTTGGGGTAAAGGCTGATTTAGAAAAATGTCATGATAATCTCTCCAAATTACAGCGTCAACCAGCCTTTACCTTTCCCTTAGCGCAAGATGATATTTCAGGAAAATTTCAAATTCCCCAAAAACTCTATGGACGGAAAGATGAGGTCAACACATTACTCCAAGCCTTTGATCGGGTTTGTCAGGGACAAACCGAGCTCATGCTGGTGACAGGAGATTCCGGGGTCGGCAAAACAGCCCTCGTCAATGAGATCCATAAACCAATGACCAAAAAAAATGGCTCTTTTGTGGTGGGTAAATTTGATCAATTCCAAAGAAATACCCCATATTCAGGTATTGCCATGGCATGTGATACGTTTTGCCGCTACCTCTTGATGGAACATGAAGACATCTTGGAAAAATGGAGGGAGAGAATCCTCACTGCTTTGGGAGAGCACGCTCAGCTTCTGATTGAAATTATACCAACATTAGAGCTGATTACCGGCCCTCAACCGGCTGTACCTCAAGTAGAAGCAACTGACGCAAAGAACCGCTTTTCCTTATTTTTTCTCAAATTCGTCGAATCGCTCTGCGATAAAGAACATCCCATCATTTTATTTCTTGATGACCTGCAATGGGCTGATTCAGATTCCTTACTGTTACTGAAAAAAATCATCACTGAAAGAAAAATACAATATCTCTTTATCATAGGGTCGTATAGAAGTCATGAAGTGAGCGAACAGCATCCCCTTCTAAGACTCCTTAAGAGACTGCAACAAGGCAATGCGGTTATTCATACCGTTGAACTGCATAACTTACGACTAGCTGATATTGAGCAACTTTTGCAGGATAGTCTGGGCTGCTCAAGAGAAAAAATTGCCTCACTCGCTACGTTAATTTATCAAAAGACGCAGGGGAATGCCTTTTTCACCCATCAATTTTTGCACGTTCTCAGAGAAGAAAAACTATTGAATTTCAGTTTTGAAACCCATCAATGGCAATGGGATATTCAGCAAATAGCAGCGAAAAATATTACCGATAACGTGGTTGATTTACTGGCGGAAAAAATTAATAATCTTCCTCATGAAACCAGTAAGCTTCTTCAATTGGCTGCCTGCATCGGCAACAGCTTTGACTTTTTAACCCTTTCAACATGCTCTCATCGCTCAAGTGCAGATGCATTCCCCTTTTTATGGAATGCAATGAAAGAGGGGCTGATCCAACCTCTTAATGAAAATTACAAACATATTCAAATTGCAGCACACGCATCATTTAGATTTTCCCACGATAAAATCCGCCAGGCGGCTTACGAACTTCTCCCTGATGAGCGCAAAAAAGCCGTTCATTTGCAAATTGGCCGCTTCCTCTTAAAAAATGCACCCTCCTCTTCCCGCCTTTCAGATACCCTCTTTGATATCTGCTGGCATTTCAATCAGAGTCTCGACCTGCTCAGCTCCTCTGACGAGATACTCGCAATTGCGCGTCTCAATTTGCAGGCTGGCCAGAAGGCAAAGTCATCAATGGCAGATCAGATTGCAATCAAATATTTAGAATTTGCAAAGAGATGCCTGCCAGCAAATCATTGGCAAGAAGAGTATGATTTATCTCTAAAGATCTATAAAGAAACCATAGAAACCCTCTTTCTGATCGGTCAATTTGCAGAGGTTGAAAAAATTGCTGAAATTATTTTGCAAGAGACTGTAAACGTATCGGATAGAATAAAGGTGTTTGAAATCCTTATTCAGCTCTATATGGTCAAAAATCAGATGGAGCAGGCTCTTGAGACTGCGTTACTTGTCTTGACAATGCTCGGGGTAAGTTTGGACCACGCGCCCCCTGAAAAATTTTCCATCGAAGAGATCTACACATCAGGAGAAATGAGCAACCCCGAACAGTTAGCAGCTATGCGGATTCTCAATTTTGCGATTTCTCCAGCATATACGGTAGCGCCTGAGTTCTATCCCCGTATTGTCTTTACCATGGTTAGGCTATCAACGACCTACGGAAATTCATCGCTATCCGCTTTTGGTTACACGAATTTCGCCTCACTCCTCTGCTGTGCCTTTAATAACATCAAAAAAGGCTATCAAACAGGCCAGGCAGGGCTCTGGGTGCTGGAGAAGTTTTCCTCTGATGCATTACGGGCAAAGGTCTTTGCCTCATATTATGTCACAGTGCATCACTGGAAAAGGCATGCTCAAGAGAGTATCCAACCCCTGATTGAAGGATGTAGGTATGGCTTAGAGACAGGAGATCTGGAGTTTGCAGGTATTACCCTTATGCATTGTTCAAGTTATTTATGTTGGCTGGGGCATCCTCTGCCTATCGTCGAGGAACAACATAAAAAGTTCAGCGGGTTAATGCATCGTTTTAATTTAGAGTACCAGGCCACCTATCTTACTATCTGGCAACAGATGGTTTTTAACCTGCAAGGGAGGAACAGTATCCCATGCAGATTACAGGGGGAAGTCTTTGATGAAGACGAATTGCTTCCGACACTGGTGGAAAACAACTATGGGATGGCCATCTTTGGTGTTTATCTTGCGAAAATCCTGCTTTGTTATCTGTTTAAGGAGATTGATCAGGCCTTGGACAATGCCCTGCTCGCTGAAAAATATGAGCAGGCAAATACCGGCGTAATGGTCGTTCCCATCTATCAGTTCTACTATTCATTGGCACTTCTGGCTTCCCTCTCAACCATTCAAGATAACACACAAAAAAACATCCTCCGTCAAATAGAGGCGCATCAGAAACAGATGAAGCTCTGGGCAACTCATGCACCGGATAACTTTCAACATCGTTATGCACTGGTAGAAGCAGAAAAAGCACGTTTTCTTGGTAAACCAAAAGCAGGAGAGTGGTATGAGCAGGCCATTCTCCTGGCTGAAAAAAATAACTATCGAATAGAAGAGGCCTTAGCCTACGAATTGGCTGGTGAATACTACTCGGAACAGGGCATGAAGAAAATTGCCCGAACATTTTTTCAAGAAGCGCGCTCTTCCTATAGCCGGTGGGGAGCAACTGCAAAGGTACTTCATCTAGAAAATAATCATCCAGAGCTGTTAGATGGTTACAATGATATAAGCCAAAAGAGTATCCCAGCAACTGCTACCGTGGGCTCCAGCATATTGTCTCCCATTCAGCTGGACCTTACCAGTGTGATAAAGGCATCACAGACGCTGTCCAAAGAAATTGTGCTCAGCAAATTACTGGCAAACATGATGCGTATTGTCATTGAAAATGCAGGGGCACAAAAAGGGGTATTGCTCTTGCCTCGGAAAAATAAATGGTTTATTGAAACAGAAGGGTCTGCTGAGGATGATGAGATAATGGTCCTGCGCTCCCTTTCCCTTGAAGAATATTCTCTACTTCCCCGCACCCTTATTCATTATATTGCCCGTACCCAAGAAAATGTGGCGCTGTCCAATGCAGCTCAGGAGGGCAATTTTCGTCAAGACCCTTATATTCTCAAAGAACAGTGTAAATCCATACTTGGTATGCCGCTGACCAATCAAGGAAAAATCATCGGTATCATATATCTAGAGCATCCTCAAAAAGCTAACCTCTCATACAGGCAATACTGCAAGACTTGCCTTGGCATTTGTTCAAAGAACGCCAAAAATCGAGCGATAATATGA